A DNA window from Hydrogenophaga taeniospiralis contains the following coding sequences:
- a CDS encoding wax ester/triacylglycerol synthase family O-acyltransferase — protein sequence MSKVDTAWLRMDSPSNLMMIVGVWILRPGITHAALAERVRERLLPYRRFVQAAREDAAGAHWMDDPDFRLERHVVTHTLTRQRGQSEQDALQDRVAELAMQPLDHRHPLWRFDLIERYDGGSALIARIHHCIADGIALISVMMSLVDGGALPPQRKASKPAKTGLDAAEDWVADTLIRPLGDLTARALEVAGGGAAKSLALLAAPQQGLNDTLGQAMEVARMGGQLASDLAALALMPDDSPTRLKGQPGRAKRVAWCEPIPLDEVKAIGKALNCSVNDVLLSCVAGAIGAYLRAHGDNPQGQEIRAMVPINLRPMADAWKLGNRFGLVPLVLPIGIDNPIERVFAVRARMNDLKGSLQPLLTFGLLSVAGLLVKPAQDAMLSLFGRKTTAVMTNVPGPAHKMKLCGATLEQTMFWVPQSGTVGLGVSILSYGGGVQFGVIADTTLCPDPQRIIDQFTPEFARLLTLTLMLPWGRD from the coding sequence ATGAGCAAGGTCGACACCGCCTGGCTGCGCATGGACTCGCCGTCCAACCTGATGATGATCGTCGGGGTCTGGATCCTGCGCCCTGGCATCACCCATGCGGCGCTGGCCGAGCGCGTGCGCGAGCGCCTGCTGCCCTACCGCCGCTTTGTGCAGGCGGCCCGCGAAGACGCAGCGGGCGCGCACTGGATGGACGACCCCGACTTTCGCCTGGAACGCCACGTGGTCACCCACACCCTCACGCGCCAGCGCGGCCAGAGCGAACAGGACGCGCTGCAGGACCGTGTGGCCGAACTCGCGATGCAGCCACTGGACCACCGGCACCCGCTGTGGCGGTTTGACCTGATCGAGCGGTACGACGGTGGCTCGGCGCTGATCGCGCGCATCCACCACTGCATCGCCGACGGCATTGCCCTGATCAGCGTGATGATGAGCCTGGTCGATGGCGGCGCGCTGCCGCCGCAGCGCAAGGCGTCCAAACCGGCCAAGACCGGTCTGGACGCGGCCGAGGACTGGGTGGCCGACACGCTGATCCGCCCCTTGGGCGACCTGACCGCGCGGGCGCTGGAAGTCGCGGGCGGTGGCGCGGCCAAATCATTGGCCCTGCTGGCGGCGCCCCAGCAGGGCCTGAACGATACCCTGGGGCAGGCGATGGAAGTGGCCCGCATGGGCGGCCAGCTCGCCAGCGATCTGGCTGCTCTGGCGCTCATGCCCGACGACTCACCGACCCGGCTCAAGGGTCAGCCCGGACGCGCCAAGCGCGTCGCCTGGTGCGAGCCCATCCCGCTGGACGAGGTCAAAGCCATCGGCAAGGCCTTGAACTGCTCGGTCAACGACGTGCTGCTCAGCTGCGTGGCCGGCGCCATCGGCGCCTATCTGCGCGCCCACGGCGACAACCCCCAGGGCCAGGAAATCCGCGCCATGGTGCCGATCAACCTGCGCCCGATGGCGGACGCCTGGAAGCTGGGCAACCGTTTTGGACTGGTGCCGCTGGTGCTGCCCATCGGCATCGACAACCCGATCGAACGTGTGTTCGCGGTGCGGGCGCGCATGAACGACCTCAAGGGCAGTCTGCAACCCTTGCTGACCTTTGGCCTGCTGTCGGTGGCCGGGCTGCTGGTCAAGCCCGCGCAGGACGCGATGCTCAGCCTGTTCGGTCGCAAGACCACGGCCGTCATGACCAACGTGCCCGGCCCGGCCCACAAGATGAAACTGTGTGGTGCCACGCTGGAGCAGACCATGTTCTGGGTACCGCAATCCGGCACGGTGGGTCTGGGCGTGTCGATCCTCAGCTATGGCGGCGGCGTGCAATTCGGCGTGATCGCCGACACCACCCTGTGCCCCGACCCACAGCGCATCATCGACCAGTTCACACCGGAGTTCGCCCGGCTGCTCACCCTGACGCTGATGTTGCCCTGGGGACGGGATTGA
- a CDS encoding acyl-CoA-binding protein — protein sequence MSDLKTRFDAAVANSKNLSERPDNATLLKIYALYKQATAGDNAEKKPGFGDMVGRAKWDAWNGLKGTSGDDAMQQYVDLIESLS from the coding sequence ATGTCCGACCTCAAGACCCGTTTCGATGCCGCCGTGGCCAACTCCAAGAACCTCAGCGAGCGTCCCGACAACGCCACGCTGCTGAAGATCTACGCGCTGTACAAGCAGGCCACCGCGGGTGACAACGCCGAGAAGAAGCCGGGCTTCGGCGACATGGTGGGCCGTGCCAAATGGGACGCTTGGAACGGCCTCAAGGGCACGTCGGGCGACGACGCGATGCAGCAGTACGTCGACCTGATCGAATCACTGAGCTGA
- a CDS encoding polyhydroxyalkanoic acid system family protein — MADIHIRRNHHLGLAGARKVAWKWAEQAEADFDMSCTYEEGGDCDEVQFSRTGVNGTLRVSDDHFELDAKLGFLLGAFKDRIEGEIVKNLDELLTTQKPASKSAAKKKKA; from the coding sequence ATGGCCGACATCCACATCCGACGCAATCACCACCTGGGCCTGGCCGGCGCGCGCAAAGTGGCCTGGAAATGGGCCGAACAGGCCGAAGCCGACTTCGACATGAGCTGCACCTACGAAGAAGGCGGCGACTGCGACGAAGTGCAATTCAGCCGCACCGGCGTGAACGGCACGCTTCGGGTGTCGGACGATCACTTCGAACTCGACGCCAAGCTGGGGTTTCTGCTCGGCGCCTTCAAGGACCGCATTGAAGGCGAGATCGTGAAGAACCTCGACGAGTTGCTGACGACCCAAAAACCCGCCAGCAAATCAGCGGCCAAAAAGAAAAAGGCCTGA
- a CDS encoding aminopeptidase yields the protein MSSVRALFSITGLLVVLAPGLSGCASPGTGVGYYWQSVSGHLRIMQAARPLQDWLDDAQTPPALRQRLALAQRIRRFAAAELALPDNASYHRYADLHRKAAVYNVVAAPALSLTLQSWCFPVVGCVGYRGYFDETQAQAFARSLPEELESVVYPVPAYSTLGWMNWAGGDPLLNTFIGYPEGELARIVFHELAHQVLYAKGDMVFNESFATAVERLGGERWLAHHASETARREYAAFDARRHEFRALTYAVRQRLEGIFADTAIDDAEKTRRKSAAMADFHQTYQTLRQRWNGYAGYDAWVARANNASFGAQAAYDTLVPGFEALFEREGRDFRRFYDAVRALAQQPQEERHAALRRLSLPSEATVAAGQPAPTPTAHP from the coding sequence ATGTCGTCCGTGCGCGCCTTGTTCAGCATCACCGGCCTGCTGGTCGTGCTGGCGCCGGGCCTGTCGGGCTGCGCGAGCCCCGGCACCGGGGTGGGCTATTACTGGCAATCGGTCTCCGGCCATCTGCGGATCATGCAGGCCGCCCGCCCGCTGCAGGACTGGCTTGACGACGCACAGACCCCGCCCGCGCTGCGGCAGCGGCTGGCCCTGGCCCAGCGCATCCGGCGCTTCGCCGCGGCCGAACTGGCCCTGCCCGACAACGCCAGCTACCACCGCTACGCCGATCTGCACCGCAAGGCCGCGGTCTACAACGTCGTGGCCGCCCCCGCGCTGTCGCTCACGCTGCAGAGCTGGTGCTTCCCCGTGGTGGGCTGTGTGGGCTACCGCGGCTATTTCGACGAAACCCAGGCCCAGGCCTTCGCCCGAAGCCTGCCCGAGGAGCTGGAGTCCGTGGTGTACCCGGTGCCGGCCTACTCCACGCTGGGCTGGATGAACTGGGCCGGCGGCGATCCGCTGCTCAACACCTTCATTGGCTACCCCGAGGGCGAACTGGCGCGCATCGTGTTCCACGAACTGGCCCACCAGGTGCTCTACGCCAAAGGCGACATGGTGTTCAACGAGTCGTTCGCCACCGCGGTCGAACGCCTGGGCGGCGAGCGCTGGTTGGCGCACCACGCCAGCGAAACGGCGCGCCGCGAATACGCGGCTTTCGATGCGCGTCGGCACGAGTTCCGCGCCCTCACCTACGCGGTGCGGCAGCGGCTGGAAGGCATCTTTGCCGACACCGCCATCGACGACGCCGAAAAAACCCGCCGCAAGTCTGCGGCGATGGCCGACTTCCACCAGACCTACCAGACGCTCAGGCAGCGCTGGAACGGTTACGCCGGCTACGACGCCTGGGTCGCTCGCGCCAACAACGCCAGCTTCGGCGCCCAGGCCGCCTACGACACGCTGGTGCCGGGCTTTGAGGCCCTGTTCGAACGCGAGGGCCGGGATTTCCGCCGGTTTTATGATGCGGTGCGCGCGCTGGCGCAACAACCGCAGGAAGAGCGGCATGCGGCGCTGCGGCGACTGTCCCTCCCGAGCGAGGCGACGGTGGCGGCCGGACAACCGGCCCCCACCCCGACGGCTCACCCTTGA
- a CDS encoding molybdopterin-dependent oxidoreductase: MIDTPTPGGGDPMDTVVRGACPHDCPDTCALLTTVNHGVALRVQGNPAHRHTDGALCTKVSRYTERSYHPERILQPLKRVGPKGSGRFEPVGWDDALDDIATRLKAIAARDPQAILPYSYAGTMGQVQGEGMAARFFHRLGASHLDRTICATAGGEGLTHTLGGKVGMKVEFFAEAKLILIWGSNSIASNLHFWRLAQQAKRDGARLVCIDPRRTETADKCHEHIALRPGTDAALALALMHELIVHDWLDHDYIEHHTLGWEGLRERALQWPPERAAEVCGIPVQQITELARAYGNTQPAAIRLNYGMQRVRGGGNAVRAIACLPALVGAWRHRAGGLLLSSSGQFPVKRAALHRPDLLAGRTPRTINMVTIGDDLLRETSSAFGPKIEALIVYNSNPVAVAPESGKVVQGFAREDLFTVVLEHFQTDTADLADYILPATTQLEHWDIHTSYGHTDVLLNRPAIAPLGQARSNTDVFRALAARLGFDEPCFQDSDETLCRTVFGDAVDFDQLLEHGFATLPLPEAPFAHGGFPTPSGRCEFFSARLAAQGLDGLPDHLPNHEPAGSSAHYPLAMISPPARNFLNSSFVNVKSLRDIEGEPVLEIHADDAQARGIASGQMVRIFNDRGEYRCKAKVSPRARPGVVNGLGIWWRKLGPSGTNVNQVTSQRLTDLGRGPVFYDCLVEVAGVATGT, from the coding sequence ATGATCGACACCCCGACCCCCGGCGGCGGCGACCCGATGGACACCGTGGTGCGTGGCGCCTGTCCGCACGACTGCCCCGACACTTGCGCCCTGCTGACCACGGTCAACCACGGCGTGGCCCTGCGGGTGCAGGGCAATCCGGCGCACCGGCACACCGATGGTGCGCTGTGCACCAAGGTATCGCGCTACACCGAGCGCAGCTACCACCCCGAGCGCATCCTGCAACCGCTCAAGCGCGTGGGCCCCAAGGGCAGTGGCCGGTTTGAACCCGTGGGCTGGGACGACGCGCTGGACGACATCGCCACCCGGCTCAAAGCCATCGCCGCGCGCGACCCGCAGGCCATCCTGCCCTACAGCTACGCCGGCACCATGGGCCAGGTACAGGGCGAAGGCATGGCGGCGCGCTTTTTCCACCGGCTCGGCGCCTCGCACCTGGACCGCACCATCTGCGCCACCGCGGGCGGCGAGGGCCTGACCCACACCCTGGGCGGCAAAGTGGGCATGAAGGTCGAGTTCTTCGCCGAGGCCAAACTGATCCTGATCTGGGGCAGCAACTCCATCGCCAGCAACCTGCATTTCTGGCGTCTGGCCCAGCAGGCCAAACGCGACGGTGCGCGACTGGTCTGCATCGACCCGCGCCGCACCGAGACCGCCGACAAGTGCCACGAACACATCGCCCTGCGCCCGGGCACCGACGCCGCGCTGGCGCTGGCGCTGATGCACGAGCTGATCGTGCACGACTGGCTGGACCACGACTACATCGAACACCACACCCTGGGCTGGGAAGGCCTGCGCGAGCGTGCCCTGCAGTGGCCGCCCGAGCGCGCCGCCGAGGTCTGCGGCATTCCCGTTCAGCAGATCACCGAGCTGGCGCGCGCCTATGGCAACACCCAACCCGCGGCGATCCGGCTGAACTACGGCATGCAGCGGGTGCGCGGCGGCGGCAACGCGGTGCGCGCCATCGCCTGCCTGCCAGCGCTGGTGGGCGCCTGGCGGCACCGGGCCGGCGGCCTGCTGCTGTCGTCCTCGGGCCAGTTCCCGGTGAAACGCGCGGCGCTGCACCGGCCCGACCTGCTGGCCGGGCGCACCCCGCGCACCATCAACATGGTCACCATCGGCGACGACCTGCTGCGCGAGACGTCGTCGGCCTTCGGCCCGAAGATCGAAGCGCTGATCGTCTACAACAGCAACCCGGTGGCGGTGGCGCCCGAGTCGGGCAAGGTGGTGCAGGGGTTCGCGCGCGAAGACCTCTTCACCGTGGTGCTGGAGCATTTCCAGACCGACACCGCCGACCTGGCGGACTACATCCTGCCCGCCACCACCCAGCTGGAACACTGGGACATCCATACCAGCTACGGCCACACCGACGTGCTGCTCAACCGGCCCGCCATCGCGCCGCTGGGGCAGGCGCGCAGCAACACCGACGTCTTTCGCGCCCTGGCCGCGCGCCTGGGTTTTGACGAACCCTGCTTTCAAGACAGCGATGAAACCCTGTGCCGCACCGTGTTCGGCGACGCGGTGGACTTCGATCAATTGCTGGAACACGGCTTCGCCACCCTGCCCTTGCCCGAGGCACCGTTTGCCCACGGCGGCTTTCCCACGCCGTCGGGTCGCTGCGAGTTTTTCAGCGCGCGGCTGGCGGCTCAGGGCCTGGACGGTCTGCCCGACCACCTGCCCAACCACGAACCCGCCGGCAGCAGCGCGCACTACCCGCTGGCCATGATCTCGCCGCCCGCGCGCAATTTCCTCAACTCCAGTTTTGTCAACGTGAAAAGCCTGCGCGACATCGAGGGCGAACCGGTGCTGGAGATCCACGCCGACGACGCCCAGGCGCGCGGCATCGCCAGCGGCCAGATGGTGCGCATCTTCAACGACCGGGGCGAATACCGCTGCAAGGCCAAGGTGTCGCCGCGCGCGCGCCCCGGCGTGGTCAATGGCCTGGGCATCTGGTGGCGCAAGCTCGGCCCGTCCGGCACCAACGTCAACCAGGTGACCAGCCAGCGGCTGACCGACCTGGGACGCGGCCCGGTGTTCTACGACTGCCTGGTGGAAGTGGCCGGCGTCGCAACCGGCACCTGA
- a CDS encoding ABC transporter substrate-binding protein, whose amino-acid sequence MQRRQALSTVCKLVGSSALGVWGGAAQAQSQGVSDSAIVLGQSGPFTGPSAQLGLQFHIGAQLYLEQVNAQGGVHGRRIEIKRLDDGYEPERCVANTKQFIADGVFALFGYVGTPTSLAALPVATAAKLPLFAPFTGAQALREPFNRYVIHVRASYFEETAAIVRQITSVGIKRVAVFYQNDAYGAAGLEGVQRALKTLDLEPAVVGTVERNSTDVTQALKDILAVKPEAVVQVGAYKACATFIRLARQQGYSGNFYNVSFVGTQALLDELGSVAKGVSVSQVMPFPYSPATPVSGEYLTALKDKRGLSPNYSGMEGFVAAKVLVEALKRAGRGVTREGFIDAIDGMKNVNLGGFPVDFGPQKHTGSRFVELTLLTEDGRVRR is encoded by the coding sequence ATGCAACGTCGCCAGGCACTTTCAACCGTGTGCAAGCTCGTGGGTTCCTCTGCCTTGGGGGTATGGGGAGGGGCGGCACAGGCGCAAAGTCAGGGTGTGAGCGACAGTGCCATCGTGCTGGGGCAGTCGGGGCCCTTCACCGGCCCTTCGGCCCAGTTGGGCCTCCAGTTCCATATCGGGGCTCAGCTGTACCTGGAGCAGGTCAACGCTCAGGGCGGTGTTCATGGGCGGCGCATCGAGATCAAGCGCCTGGACGACGGCTACGAGCCCGAGCGCTGCGTGGCGAACACGAAGCAGTTCATTGCTGACGGCGTGTTTGCCCTGTTCGGCTATGTGGGCACACCCACCAGCCTCGCGGCCCTGCCGGTGGCGACCGCGGCCAAACTGCCCCTTTTTGCGCCTTTCACCGGTGCGCAGGCGCTGCGCGAACCGTTCAACCGCTACGTCATCCACGTGCGAGCCTCGTATTTCGAAGAGACAGCCGCCATCGTGCGCCAGATCACTTCGGTAGGCATCAAGAGGGTGGCGGTCTTCTACCAGAACGACGCTTATGGCGCGGCAGGCCTCGAGGGCGTGCAACGTGCGCTCAAGACGCTGGACCTGGAGCCCGCCGTGGTCGGCACCGTGGAGCGCAACAGCACCGACGTGACCCAGGCGCTGAAGGACATCTTGGCCGTCAAGCCCGAAGCCGTCGTGCAGGTCGGTGCCTACAAGGCCTGCGCGACCTTCATTCGGTTGGCGCGGCAGCAAGGGTACTCCGGCAATTTCTACAACGTCTCCTTCGTCGGCACCCAGGCCTTGCTCGATGAACTGGGTTCCGTGGCGAAAGGGGTGTCGGTCAGCCAGGTGATGCCCTTCCCCTATTCGCCGGCCACCCCGGTGTCGGGCGAGTACCTGACGGCGCTCAAGGACAAGCGGGGCCTGTCGCCGAACTACTCGGGCATGGAGGGCTTCGTCGCGGCCAAGGTGCTGGTCGAGGCGCTCAAGCGCGCGGGGCGCGGCGTCACCCGCGAGGGCTTCATCGACGCCATCGACGGCATGAAGAACGTGAACCTAGGTGGTTTCCCGGTCGATTTTGGCCCTCAGAAGCACACCGGCTCGCGCTTCGTTGAGCTCACCCTGCTGACCGAAGACGGTCGCGTGCGGCGCTAA